The following are from one region of the Parafrankia discariae genome:
- a CDS encoding maleylpyruvate isomerase family mycothiol-dependent enzyme — translation MGIISTVEIFDDLAAEGDRLEAILDGLGDARWAAPSAAAGWSVADVVLHLAQSEEAVAASVDGRPSPLLTGTSGSDGGTSTVDDLMDVWVRRERAAPSAVFERWRTARHAALAALRRADPGSQLRWVAAPLRPATLAVTRIAEHWAHGLDITSPFGIDFPDTARLRHIAWLGHRTLPYSFIIAGAEPHEVYCELTAPDGSAWRYGPPAAASTVTGSAGAFCRVGAGRLDPAASGLVARGPHAELALRVLRNYAS, via the coding sequence ATGGGGATCATCTCGACTGTGGAGATCTTCGACGACCTCGCGGCCGAGGGTGATCGCCTCGAAGCCATCCTCGACGGTCTCGGCGACGCCCGGTGGGCCGCTCCGTCCGCCGCCGCGGGCTGGTCCGTCGCCGACGTGGTGCTGCATCTGGCCCAGAGCGAGGAAGCCGTCGCGGCGAGCGTCGACGGCCGCCCGTCACCGCTGCTGACCGGCACGTCCGGCTCGGACGGCGGCACGTCCACCGTGGACGACCTCATGGATGTCTGGGTGCGCCGGGAGCGCGCCGCGCCCAGCGCCGTCTTCGAACGCTGGCGCACCGCGCGGCACGCCGCGCTCGCCGCGCTGCGGCGAGCCGATCCGGGCAGCCAGCTCCGCTGGGTGGCGGCACCACTGCGGCCGGCGACGCTTGCGGTCACCCGGATCGCGGAGCACTGGGCGCACGGGCTCGACATCACCAGCCCGTTCGGGATCGACTTTCCCGACACCGCCCGGCTGCGCCACATCGCGTGGCTGGGGCACCGCACGCTTCCCTACTCCTTCATCATCGCCGGCGCGGAACCGCACGAGGTGTACTGCGAGCTGACCGCGCCGGACGGCTCGGCCTGGCGGTACGGACCCCCCGCGGCCGCCTCGACCGTCACGGGCTCCGCGGGCGCGTTCTGCCGGGTCGGGGCAGGCCGGCTGGACCCGGCCGCCTCCGGCCTGGTCGCCCGCGGGCCGCACGCCGAACTGGCACTGCGAGTCCTGCGGAACTACGCGTCCTGA
- a CDS encoding acyl-CoA dehydrogenase family protein — translation MHFELTEDQEQLRAGARELARSFGDEYWAEKDQQGEFPWDFYNAFAEGGWLGIAIPTEFGGGGLGIAEASLLLEEIAASGAGMNGCSIMHLTIFGLNTIVKHGSPDLQKEILPSAADGSLHVCFGVTEPNAGTDTTRITTFAEKVDGGYRINGRKVWITKAGDSQKMILIARTTKREEVTKPTEGMSLFLIDIDRNHIDLRAIPKMGRNAVSSYEVFIDNYFVPESTRIGEEGKGFKYLLDGLNPERILLAHEALGIGRAAVEKATRYAKERIVFDRPIGQNQGIAFPLAEAQIRLDAAELMARKAAWRYDQGLPCGPEANMAKWLCADAGFKAADQAIQTHGGMGYAREYHVERYFRESRIMRLAPVSQEMVLNYVSQHVLGLPKSY, via the coding sequence ATGCACTTCGAACTCACCGAGGATCAGGAGCAGCTCAGGGCCGGTGCGCGGGAGCTCGCCCGCAGCTTCGGGGACGAGTACTGGGCGGAGAAGGACCAGCAGGGCGAGTTCCCATGGGATTTCTACAACGCGTTCGCCGAGGGCGGCTGGCTCGGCATCGCCATCCCGACGGAGTTCGGCGGCGGCGGCCTGGGGATCGCCGAGGCGTCACTGCTGCTTGAGGAGATCGCCGCCTCCGGTGCCGGCATGAACGGGTGCAGCATCATGCACCTGACGATTTTCGGCCTGAACACGATCGTCAAGCACGGCAGCCCGGACCTGCAGAAGGAGATCCTGCCGTCGGCGGCGGACGGCTCGCTGCACGTGTGTTTCGGCGTCACCGAGCCGAACGCCGGGACGGACACCACCCGGATCACCACCTTCGCCGAGAAGGTGGACGGCGGTTACCGGATCAACGGCCGGAAGGTCTGGATCACCAAGGCCGGCGACTCGCAGAAGATGATCCTCATCGCGCGGACGACGAAGCGCGAGGAGGTCACCAAGCCCACCGAGGGAATGTCGCTGTTCCTCATCGACATCGACCGCAACCACATCGACCTGCGCGCCATCCCGAAGATGGGGCGCAACGCGGTCTCGTCCTACGAGGTCTTCATCGACAACTACTTCGTGCCCGAGTCCACCCGCATCGGCGAGGAGGGCAAGGGGTTCAAGTACCTGCTCGACGGGCTGAACCCGGAGCGAATCCTGCTCGCCCACGAGGCGCTGGGCATCGGGCGGGCCGCGGTGGAGAAGGCCACCCGCTACGCCAAGGAGCGGATCGTCTTCGACCGGCCGATCGGGCAGAACCAGGGGATCGCCTTCCCGCTGGCGGAGGCCCAGATCCGGCTGGACGCCGCCGAGCTGATGGCGCGCAAGGCCGCCTGGCGCTACGACCAGGGGCTGCCCTGCGGGCCCGAGGCGAACATGGCGAAGTGGCTGTGCGCGGACGCCGGCTTCAAGGCCGCCGACCAGGCCATCCAGACCCACGGCGGGATGGGCTACGCCCGCGAGTACCACGTGGAGCGCTACTTCCGCGAGTCGCGGATCATGCGGCTGGCCCCGGTCAGCCAGGAGATGGTCCTCAACTACGTCTCCCAGCACGTGCTCGGCCTGCCCAAGTCGTACTGA
- a CDS encoding SDR family NAD(P)-dependent oxidoreductase — MDGLQGKIILVAGAATGLGADSAGRLAREGAKVVVGDLDLAGAQRTAAAIREAGGDAVAAGFDISDDASVAELVAFTVRTHGGLDAVHVNAGDMGAVQKDSNVVDIDLAIWDRTVAVNLRGHMLVSRHAIPRLLERGGGALVYTSSIASFTGEPQRPAYAVTKAGINALARHVASRWGTEGIRANAVTPGLILTTEIREGAPPDMLSAMLARTRSTRHGEARDISSMVAYLLSDEGSWINGQVVNVDGGTVLR, encoded by the coding sequence ATGGACGGACTACAGGGAAAGATCATCCTGGTGGCGGGCGCGGCCACCGGGCTCGGGGCCGACTCGGCCGGGCGGCTGGCCCGGGAGGGCGCCAAGGTCGTCGTCGGCGATCTGGACCTCGCCGGCGCGCAGCGGACCGCGGCGGCCATCCGGGAGGCCGGCGGCGACGCGGTCGCGGCGGGCTTCGACATCTCCGACGACGCCTCCGTCGCCGAACTGGTCGCCTTCACCGTGCGCACCCACGGCGGCCTGGACGCCGTGCACGTCAACGCCGGCGACATGGGCGCCGTCCAGAAGGACAGCAACGTCGTCGACATCGACCTGGCGATCTGGGACCGCACGGTCGCGGTGAACCTGCGCGGCCACATGCTCGTCAGCCGGCACGCCATCCCGCGGCTGCTGGAACGCGGCGGCGGCGCGCTCGTCTACACGTCGTCCATCGCGTCGTTCACCGGCGAGCCGCAGCGCCCCGCGTACGCGGTGACCAAGGCGGGCATCAACGCGCTCGCCCGGCACGTCGCGTCCCGGTGGGGCACCGAGGGGATCCGCGCGAACGCGGTGACGCCCGGGCTGATCCTCACCACCGAGATCCGGGAGGGCGCCCCGCCGGACATGCTGTCGGCGATGCTGGCCCGCACCCGCAGCACCCGGCACGGCGAGGCCCGGGACATCTCGAGCATGGTCGCCTACCTGCTCTCGGACGAGGGATCCTGGATCAACGGGCAGGTCGTGAACGTCGACGGCGGCACGGTCCTGCGCTGA
- a CDS encoding antitoxin, with amino-acid sequence MFDRLKDLKDKAEDLAEEHDDKIVDGLEKAGDIADDRTGGKYGDKIDIGVDKAQDYVRKLGETDS; translated from the coding sequence ATGTTCGACCGGCTGAAAGATCTCAAGGACAAGGCCGAGGATCTCGCCGAGGAGCACGACGACAAGATCGTCGACGGTCTGGAGAAGGCCGGTGACATCGCCGACGACCGGACCGGCGGCAAGTACGGCGACAAGATCGACATCGGTGTCGACAAGGCTCAGGACTACGTCCGGAAGCTCGGCGAGACCGACAGCTGA
- a CDS encoding low temperature requirement protein A: MITKGSTVPETSEPTAPVGRRWRVPMGARSADESHRASTPLELLFDLTFVVAVAAAAVELAHAVADDHVGDGLVSFLMVFFAIWWAWMNFTWFASAYDCDDVPYRLLTLLQMGGVLVLAAGVPAAFEDTDFTAVTAGYVIMRAAMVTQWLRAGHGDPASRATAYRYAAGTVVIQAGWLARLALPETAGFVGFFVLVALELAVPLWAERHTATTWHPHHIAERYGLFTIIVLGESVLAASRALTPAVEAGVTTDAVLLGGGGLGVLFGCWWLYFAAPAGRGLATHRGMSFYWGYGHYGIFAALAALGAGLEVTAETLVHDIHASDGVAGFAVALPLIAFLLLLWALHAPLEAAPVTYLGVVVAACGALAVIAWTAAAGLALPWAVVALNLPIWAAIALQVIVDDRRARTSTVFG; the protein is encoded by the coding sequence ATGATCACGAAGGGGTCGACCGTGCCGGAGACGTCCGAGCCGACCGCCCCCGTCGGGCGCCGCTGGCGGGTGCCGATGGGGGCCCGCTCCGCCGATGAGAGCCACCGGGCGTCGACGCCGCTGGAGCTGCTGTTCGACCTGACCTTCGTGGTCGCCGTCGCCGCCGCGGCGGTCGAGCTGGCGCACGCCGTCGCCGACGACCACGTCGGGGACGGCCTCGTCAGCTTCCTGATGGTCTTCTTCGCCATCTGGTGGGCGTGGATGAACTTCACCTGGTTCGCCTCCGCCTACGACTGCGACGACGTCCCGTACCGACTGCTGACGCTGCTGCAGATGGGCGGTGTGCTCGTGCTCGCCGCGGGCGTGCCCGCCGCGTTCGAGGACACCGACTTCACCGCGGTGACGGCCGGCTACGTGATCATGCGGGCGGCGATGGTGACGCAGTGGCTGCGTGCCGGGCACGGCGACCCGGCGAGCCGGGCGACCGCCTACCGCTACGCCGCCGGCACCGTCGTGATCCAGGCCGGCTGGCTGGCCCGGCTGGCTCTGCCGGAGACCGCGGGGTTCGTCGGCTTCTTCGTGCTCGTCGCGCTGGAGCTGGCCGTCCCGCTGTGGGCCGAGCGGCACACGGCGACCACCTGGCACCCGCACCACATCGCCGAGCGGTACGGCCTGTTCACGATCATCGTGCTCGGCGAGAGCGTGCTCGCGGCCTCCCGCGCGCTCACCCCGGCGGTCGAGGCCGGCGTCACCACCGACGCCGTCCTGCTCGGCGGCGGCGGGCTGGGCGTGCTGTTCGGCTGCTGGTGGCTGTACTTCGCCGCGCCCGCCGGCCGGGGCCTGGCCACCCACCGCGGGATGTCGTTCTACTGGGGCTACGGGCACTACGGGATCTTCGCCGCCCTCGCCGCGCTCGGCGCGGGCCTCGAGGTCACGGCGGAGACCCTCGTGCACGACATCCACGCCTCGGACGGCGTCGCCGGGTTCGCCGTCGCGCTGCCCCTGATCGCGTTCCTGCTGCTGCTCTGGGCCCTGCACGCGCCGCTGGAGGCCGCGCCGGTCACCTACCTCGGTGTCGTCGTGGCCGCCTGCGGCGCGCTGGCCGTGATCGCCTGGACGGCGGCCGCCGGCCTCGCCCTGCCGTGGGCCGTCGTCGCGCTGAACCTGCCGATCTGGGCCGCCATCGCGCTCCAGGTCATCGTGGACGACCGCCGCGCCCGGACGTCCACCGTGTTCGGATGA
- a CDS encoding YybH family protein: protein MRPEDITRLFVERSNAGDATGVAALYEENAVLAYPPGGRTVGREAIRKLWAAVLAGGPRFEPEQPLPTLVSGDIALTSTPPRDGAGARAQVVRRQPDGSWLRLLDQPEFTPPAR from the coding sequence ATGCGGCCCGAGGACATCACCCGGCTGTTCGTCGAGCGTTCCAACGCCGGTGACGCCACCGGCGTCGCCGCGCTCTACGAGGAGAACGCGGTGCTGGCCTACCCGCCCGGCGGACGGACGGTCGGCCGGGAGGCCATCCGGAAGCTGTGGGCGGCGGTGCTGGCCGGCGGCCCCCGCTTCGAGCCGGAGCAGCCGCTGCCCACCCTGGTCAGCGGCGACATCGCGCTCACGTCGACGCCGCCGAGGGACGGGGCCGGCGCCCGGGCGCAGGTCGTCCGCCGCCAGCCGGACGGGAGTTGGCTGCGGCTGCTCGACCAGCCCGAGTTCACCCCGCCGGCACGCTGA
- a CDS encoding LysR family transcriptional regulator gives MELRQLEYFVAVAEERNFTRAAERSHVSQSGVSAQIRQLERDLGAELFDRSGRAVTLTAAGEAALGCARAALAATAALRQAVGEVTGLIRGQLTVGMVTGCTVTPLFDALAGFRGAHPGVDVSLLEGNSDQLVSEVRAGTVDLALVGSAAPAPEGLGALTIVEELLVAAVQPGHPLAERPRITLRDLCRHPVVCMPPGTGLRTVFDRACQARDLHPRIALQASAPDAIADLASRGLAVAVLSTSMAAAYGDRLVALPVEGLDLPALLTLVWRAPAGPAVRELLAHARRAFAVPDPDSPRTALQPRHA, from the coding sequence ATGGAACTGCGTCAGCTGGAGTACTTCGTCGCGGTCGCCGAGGAGCGGAACTTCACCCGGGCGGCCGAGCGCAGCCACGTCAGCCAGTCCGGGGTCAGCGCACAGATCCGCCAGCTCGAACGGGATCTCGGCGCCGAGCTGTTCGACCGGTCAGGACGCGCGGTGACGCTCACCGCCGCCGGGGAGGCCGCGCTGGGCTGCGCCCGGGCCGCGCTCGCCGCCACCGCGGCCCTGCGCCAGGCGGTCGGCGAGGTCACCGGCCTGATCCGCGGCCAGCTCACCGTCGGCATGGTCACCGGCTGCACCGTCACACCGTTGTTCGACGCCCTCGCCGGTTTCCGCGGCGCCCACCCAGGGGTGGACGTCTCCCTGCTGGAAGGCAACTCCGACCAGCTCGTCTCGGAGGTCCGCGCCGGGACGGTAGACCTGGCCCTGGTGGGCAGCGCCGCCCCGGCCCCCGAGGGGCTGGGGGCGCTGACGATCGTCGAGGAGCTGCTGGTGGCGGCGGTCCAGCCCGGTCACCCCCTGGCGGAGCGGCCCCGGATCACCCTGCGTGACCTGTGTCGGCACCCGGTCGTGTGCATGCCGCCCGGCACCGGCCTGCGCACCGTGTTCGACCGGGCCTGCCAGGCCCGCGACCTTCACCCCAGGATCGCGTTGCAGGCCAGCGCGCCCGATGCCATAGCCGACCTCGCCAGCCGCGGCCTGGCCGTGGCCGTCCTCAGCACGTCGATGGCGGCGGCGTACGGCGACCGCCTCGTCGCGCTCCCCGTGGAGGGCCTCGACCTGCCGGCGCTGCTCACCCTCGTCTGGCGCGCCCCGGCCGGCCCCGCGGTCCGAGAACTGCTCGCCCACGCCCGCCGGGCCTTCGCCGTCCCCGATCCGGACAGTCCCCGAACGGCGCTCCAGCCCCGCCACGCCTGA
- a CDS encoding alpha/beta fold hydrolase: MTEPRGAGGSVFVSNGGVRLHALDNGRRGAAAPPVVVVPGMGESAAEYGWLLDRLGEQRVHEHRSTGRRVVVVDLRGRGGSDAPASGYTWEDHVGDLGTVISALEVERPVLVAFSRGSSYALGHALAHPERVRGLVVGDYGARHVRPPDAVVERQLRAEIRGVPMIDRMADHAARAIFAESRDVPLWDRLSGLNFPVLVIRGGRRSTVVTDQVADQWRRALPAVEIETIPGAGHDLWSGDPDAYLAALVPFLDRLTDVGRDGAVSA, from the coding sequence GTGACCGAGCCGCGTGGCGCCGGGGGGTCCGTCTTCGTCAGCAACGGCGGGGTCCGGCTGCACGCGCTCGACAACGGACGACGGGGCGCCGCCGCGCCGCCGGTCGTGGTGGTGCCGGGCATGGGCGAGTCCGCGGCCGAGTACGGCTGGCTACTCGACCGGCTCGGTGAGCAGCGGGTCCACGAGCACCGGTCCACCGGGCGACGGGTCGTCGTCGTCGACCTGCGGGGGCGGGGCGGCAGCGACGCGCCGGCCAGCGGGTACACCTGGGAGGACCACGTCGGCGACCTGGGCACGGTCATCAGCGCGCTCGAGGTGGAGCGGCCGGTCCTCGTCGCGTTCTCACGCGGGTCGTCCTACGCGCTCGGTCATGCGCTGGCGCATCCGGAGCGGGTGCGTGGGCTGGTGGTCGGCGACTACGGGGCACGGCACGTGCGCCCGCCCGACGCCGTCGTCGAGCGGCAGCTGCGGGCGGAGATCCGCGGTGTGCCGATGATCGACCGGATGGCGGACCACGCGGCACGGGCGATCTTCGCCGAGAGCCGGGACGTACCGCTGTGGGACCGGCTTTCCGGACTGAACTTCCCCGTCCTGGTGATCAGGGGCGGGCGCCGCAGCACGGTGGTGACCGACCAGGTCGCCGACCAGTGGCGCCGCGCGCTGCCGGCGGTCGAGATCGAGACCATCCCCGGCGCCGGCCACGACCTGTGGAGCGGTGATCCCGACGCCTACCTCGCGGCCCTCGTCCCCTTCCTGGACCGGCTCACCGACGTCGGCCGGGACGGTGCCGTGAGCGCGTGA
- a CDS encoding enoyl-CoA hydratase: MHPDNATDSPALSSTGNANDSPTTNPAGGAGDSATRPEHVDHKAEHVDYEVVDEHIAVITLNRPQAANAQNATVLRELDEAWQAADADAEVRVIILRSTGKHFSAGHDMSGTESDVPRPAWTPDSGYDWETRHYLHYAKTWRDIPKPSIAAVQGKCIAGGLMLCWPCDLIVAADDAEFSDPVLHMGIGGVEYHGHTWELGARKAKELLFTGGPVTAAEALGLGMVNRVVPLDDLYPATLELARRIARQDPFALRMAKRAVNHTLDVQGFTTAVDSVFDMHHLAHARAALRNNGTPSLAGLTSMKNRGRSS, encoded by the coding sequence ATGCATCCCGACAACGCGACCGACAGCCCGGCCCTGAGCTCGACCGGCAACGCGAACGACAGCCCGACCACGAACCCGGCCGGCGGCGCGGGTGACAGCGCGACGCGGCCCGAGCACGTCGACCACAAGGCCGAGCACGTCGACTACGAGGTCGTCGACGAGCACATCGCCGTCATCACACTGAACCGGCCGCAGGCCGCCAACGCACAGAACGCCACGGTCCTGCGCGAGCTCGACGAGGCCTGGCAGGCCGCCGACGCCGACGCCGAGGTCCGGGTCATCATCCTGAGATCTACCGGGAAGCACTTCTCGGCCGGCCACGACATGTCCGGAACCGAGAGTGACGTCCCGCGCCCGGCGTGGACGCCCGACAGTGGTTACGACTGGGAGACCCGGCACTACCTGCACTACGCGAAGACCTGGCGGGACATCCCGAAACCGTCGATCGCCGCCGTCCAGGGCAAGTGCATCGCCGGTGGGCTCATGCTCTGCTGGCCCTGCGATCTCATCGTCGCCGCCGACGACGCCGAGTTCTCCGACCCCGTCCTGCACATGGGCATCGGCGGGGTCGAGTACCACGGTCACACCTGGGAGCTCGGGGCTCGCAAGGCCAAGGAGCTGCTGTTCACCGGTGGTCCCGTCACGGCCGCCGAAGCGCTCGGGCTCGGCATGGTCAACAGGGTCGTCCCGCTCGACGACCTGTACCCGGCCACGTTGGAGCTTGCCCGCCGCATCGCCCGCCAGGACCCGTTCGCGCTGCGCATGGCCAAGCGCGCCGTCAACCACACCCTCGACGTCCAGGGTTTCACCACCGCCGTCGACTCGGTGTTCGACATGCACCACCTCGCCCACGCCCGCGCCGCGCTGCGGAACAACGGCACTCCCTCCCTCGCCGGGCTGACATCCATGAAGAACCGCGGCAGGTCCTCGTGA
- a CDS encoding PPOX class F420-dependent oxidoreductase, producing the protein MGKLEDGAKALLEQPFHGWVTTLTADGSPHSTVVWVDVDGDDVLFNTAVGRVKEKHLRKDPRVSVGVLDPEDRYHVVSVTGTATLDTEGADAHIDRLAKKYLGVDSYPFRQPGEQRIIVRITPTKVIYSAGS; encoded by the coding sequence ATGGGCAAGCTCGAGGACGGGGCGAAGGCGCTGCTGGAGCAGCCCTTCCACGGGTGGGTGACCACGCTGACCGCGGACGGCTCGCCGCACAGCACGGTGGTCTGGGTCGACGTGGACGGCGACGACGTCCTGTTCAACACCGCGGTCGGGCGGGTCAAGGAGAAGCACCTGCGCAAGGACCCGCGGGTGTCCGTGGGCGTGCTCGACCCGGAGGACCGCTACCACGTGGTCAGCGTGACGGGCACGGCCACCCTGGACACGGAGGGCGCCGACGCCCACATCGACCGGTTGGCCAAGAAGTACCTCGGGGTCGACAGCTACCCGTTCCGCCAGCCCGGCGAGCAGCGGATCATCGTGCGCATCACGCCGACGAAGGTGATCTACAGCGCCGGCTCCTGA
- a CDS encoding acyl-CoA dehydrogenase family protein, whose translation MLLELDPDQEVLREATARYLTDRVPTEKIRRLRNDVSGFEADYWRAGAELGWTSLLVAEEHGGGSISGAGLVDLTVAAHEFGLRAAPGPLVPTNVVAAALSAVGGAAHEAVLAGLLEGTAIASWGYAEPAPNDRLGTVELTCRVEGDEIVLDGVKRPVESAGVAQFLLVTGRGEAGLTQVLVPTDTPGVTVEPLRTVDLTRRFSSVRFDGARVPASALVGELGGAAEQVERQLQLALVILSAESVGAMQAAFDMTVQWAFERYSFGRPLASYQELKHRFADMKSWLEAAHAISDTAASAVGAESPDAPELVSAAKAFIGEYGVELLQDCVQIHGGIGVTFEHDLHLFLRRVVLDRALYGTPAEHRQRIAGVVEHLKERA comes from the coding sequence GTGCTGCTGGAGTTGGATCCCGATCAGGAAGTCCTGCGGGAGGCGACGGCTCGGTATCTGACCGACCGGGTGCCCACCGAGAAGATCCGGCGGCTGCGGAACGACGTCTCGGGATTCGAGGCGGATTACTGGCGTGCCGGCGCCGAGCTCGGCTGGACGTCCCTGCTGGTGGCCGAGGAGCACGGCGGCGGTTCGATCAGCGGGGCGGGCCTGGTCGACCTGACCGTGGCCGCGCACGAGTTCGGGCTCCGGGCGGCGCCCGGACCGCTGGTGCCGACGAACGTCGTCGCGGCGGCGCTGAGCGCCGTCGGCGGCGCGGCGCACGAGGCCGTGCTGGCGGGGCTGCTGGAGGGCACGGCGATCGCCTCGTGGGGCTACGCCGAGCCGGCGCCGAACGACCGGCTGGGCACGGTGGAGCTGACCTGCCGGGTCGAGGGCGACGAGATCGTCCTCGACGGGGTCAAGCGGCCGGTCGAGTCGGCGGGCGTGGCGCAGTTCCTGCTGGTCACGGGGCGCGGCGAGGCGGGCCTCACCCAGGTGCTCGTCCCGACCGACACGCCGGGCGTGACGGTCGAGCCGCTGCGCACCGTCGACCTGACCCGGCGCTTCTCCAGCGTCCGGTTCGACGGGGCGCGGGTGCCGGCGAGCGCGCTGGTCGGTGAGCTCGGCGGGGCCGCGGAGCAGGTGGAGCGCCAGCTTCAGCTCGCCCTGGTGATTCTCAGCGCGGAGAGCGTCGGCGCGATGCAGGCCGCCTTCGACATGACGGTGCAGTGGGCGTTCGAGCGTTACTCGTTCGGCCGGCCGCTGGCCTCCTACCAGGAGCTCAAGCACCGGTTCGCGGACATGAAGTCGTGGCTGGAGGCGGCGCACGCCATCAGCGACACGGCGGCGAGCGCCGTCGGCGCGGAGTCGCCGGACGCCCCCGAGCTGGTCAGCGCCGCGAAGGCGTTCATCGGTGAGTACGGGGTCGAGCTGCTCCAGGACTGTGTCCAGATCCACGGCGGGATCGGCGTGACCTTCGAGCACGACCTGCATCTCTTCCTGCGCCGGGTCGTCCTCGACCGCGCGCTGTACGGCACCCCCGCCGAGCACCGGCAGCGGATCGCCGGCGTGGTCGAACATCTCAAGGAGCGGGCATGA
- a CDS encoding acyl-CoA dehydrogenase family protein has protein sequence MSTGDIEDVETFRQRARAWIRGNLAPLPAGSGIGVMRAGESDEAELAAVARQREIQRMFYDAGFAGIAFPREYGGQGLTADHQKAFSEEISGYEYPADIQAPTFSPCAAVLLDFGTEEQKRQHIPAILKGEELWMQFLSEPSAGSDVAAALTSAVRDGDDWILNGSKIWTTGAWWSDWGLVLARTNWDVPKHRGLTVFILPIHQPGIEVNRIEMLNGNKEFCQEYLTDVRVPDTDRIGEVDDGWTVGTRWMFHERMLHNSPLVTIPADGARGTIRATHLVEIARDAGRLEDPLARDLIGEGRMLDLVTHALQGRLSRGLRSGRMPDQSAAIGRLFTGVTAARTTTLSFNLAGGASAAWTDDDGATAECGNDFLLRQVSCIGGGTTEMARNVVSERVLGMPREPAKDRGIAFRDVPRGASNRG, from the coding sequence ATGAGCACGGGCGACATCGAGGACGTCGAGACCTTCCGCCAGCGGGCGCGGGCCTGGATCCGGGGCAACCTCGCGCCGCTGCCGGCGGGCAGCGGGATCGGCGTGATGCGCGCGGGGGAGAGCGACGAGGCGGAGCTCGCCGCCGTCGCGCGCCAGCGCGAGATCCAGCGGATGTTCTACGACGCGGGTTTCGCCGGGATCGCCTTCCCCCGTGAATACGGCGGCCAGGGGCTCACCGCGGACCACCAGAAGGCCTTCAGCGAGGAGATCTCGGGCTACGAGTATCCCGCCGACATCCAGGCCCCGACCTTCTCGCCGTGCGCCGCGGTGCTGCTCGACTTCGGCACCGAGGAGCAGAAGCGCCAGCACATCCCGGCGATTCTGAAGGGCGAGGAGCTGTGGATGCAGTTCCTGTCCGAGCCGAGTGCCGGTTCGGACGTCGCCGCCGCGCTGACCAGCGCCGTCCGCGACGGTGACGACTGGATTCTGAACGGCTCGAAGATCTGGACGACCGGCGCCTGGTGGTCGGACTGGGGCCTCGTCCTGGCCCGGACGAACTGGGACGTCCCGAAGCACCGCGGGCTGACCGTGTTCATCCTGCCGATTCACCAGCCGGGTATCGAGGTGAACCGCATCGAGATGCTGAACGGCAACAAGGAGTTCTGCCAGGAGTACCTCACCGACGTGCGGGTCCCGGACACCGACCGCATCGGCGAGGTCGACGACGGCTGGACGGTCGGCACCCGGTGGATGTTCCACGAGCGGATGCTGCACAACTCGCCGCTGGTCACCATCCCCGCCGACGGGGCGCGCGGCACGATCCGCGCCACCCACCTGGTGGAGATCGCGCGTGACGCCGGCCGGCTCGAGGACCCGCTGGCCCGCGACCTGATCGGCGAGGGCCGCATGCTCGACCTCGTCACGCACGCGCTGCAGGGTCGGCTGTCCCGCGGCCTGCGGTCGGGCAGGATGCCTGACCAGTCGGCGGCCATCGGCCGGCTGTTCACCGGTGTGACGGCCGCCCGGACCACGACGCTCTCGTTCAACCTCGCCGGCGGGGCGAGCGCGGCCTGGACGGACGACGACGGCGCGACCGCCGAGTGCGGCAACGACTTCCTGCTGCGGCAGGTGAGCTGCATCGGCGGCGGCACCACCGAGATGGCCCGCAACGTCGTCAGCGAGCGGGTGCTCGGCATGCCCCGCGAACCGGCGAAGGACCGCGGGATCGCCTTCCGGGACGTCCCGCGGGGCGCCTCGAACCGGGGCTGA